A genomic stretch from Solanum stenotomum isolate F172 chromosome 8, ASM1918654v1, whole genome shotgun sequence includes:
- the LOC125873444 gene encoding 2-oxoglutarate-dependent dioxygenase AOP3-like gives MGIIDSNIPHKAEKYTQLLWPQGNPSFCKTIQSYLEQLSKLDQTIRRMIVESLGIEKYMDEHMNSINYSLRLMKYKEPQSDETEIGLHAHTDKNIVTILYQNQVKGLEILTKDGQWISVDPTPDTFTVMIGDSLHAWTNGRMHATFHRVMMRGNEARYSIGLFSKPKDGYIIKAPKELVDEDHPLLFKPFDFHEFLAFGYTQEDMKCDFSLKAYCGV, from the exons ATGGGCATTATTGATTCTAACATTCCTCATAAAGCCGAAAAATACACTCAACTTTTATGGCCTCAAGGGAATCCTTCTTTTTG TAAAACTATCCAGTCATATTTAGAGCAACTATCAAAGTTAGACCAGACAATAAGAAGAATGATTGTGGAGAGCTTAGGTATTGAAAAGTACATGGATGAGCATATGAATTCGATCAACTATAGTCTTCGATTGATGAAGTATAAAGAACCTCAAAGCGATGAGACTGAAATAGGACTACATGCTCACACAGATAAGAACATTGTTACTATACTATACCAAAATCAGGTGAAAGGTCTTGAAATTTTGACCAAAGATGGACAGTGGATCAGTGTTGATCCTACGCCTGACACTTTCACTGTCATGATTGGAGACTCTCTACAT GCATGGACAAATGGTCGGATGCATGCAACATTTCATAGAGTGATGATGAGAGGAAACGAAGCAAGGTATTCAATTGGTTTGTTTTCAAAACCTAAAGATGGATACATAATAAAGGCACCAAAAGAGTTGGTAGATGAAGATCATCCCTTACTCTTTAAGCCCTTTGATTTTCATGAATTCCTTGCTTTCGGCTACACTCAAGAAGACATGAAATGTGATTTTTCTTTGAAGGCCTATTGTGGAGTCTGA